The Sinomicrobium kalidii genome contains a region encoding:
- the kdpF gene encoding K(+)-transporting ATPase subunit F: protein MIVLLILAVITLAYLFYAIVKPEKF, encoded by the coding sequence ATGATCGTACTTCTGATATTAGCCGTAATAACCCTGGCCTACCTTTTTTATGCCATAGTAAAACCCGAAAAATTCTAA
- a CDS encoding sigma-54-dependent transcriptional regulator, translating into MVPSILIIDDEKDLLNMLARILELEGYRVYKAGTAKAGKEVLKQQAINVLLADVKLPDGHGISLIETYKNISPETEVICLTAYGNIPDGVQAIKSGALDYLVKGDDNQKIIPLVSKAVEKSQLRFKIKKLQARIQGDFGFDKIIGTSKAIKEAIQLARKVAPLDTTVLLNGETGTGKEVFAKAIHAHSERKTEQFLAINCSALGKDILESELFGHKAGAFTGAQKDKKGLLEEAHLGTLFLDEIGEMDIDLQAKILRFLEEGTFIKLGDTKETKVNVRIIAATHRDLKGGVDTGHFREDLYYRLSTFTLILPALNERIEDIPMLAEYFIGVFNLKTKKQVTGMSPEFQKALIDHHWKGNIRELRNIVERAVILAETETLEAELLPMDFYFSRYQGKSALKLSLKEVEKDHIQSILEYVNGNKTRAAKLLGIGLTTLYRKMEEYDIDL; encoded by the coding sequence GTGGTACCTTCCATCCTTATCATTGACGACGAAAAAGACCTTTTGAATATGCTTGCCCGCATCCTGGAGCTGGAAGGATACCGGGTGTACAAGGCTGGTACTGCAAAAGCAGGAAAAGAGGTTTTAAAACAACAGGCGATAAACGTTTTGTTAGCCGACGTAAAGTTACCGGACGGTCATGGTATTTCCCTTATCGAAACGTACAAGAACATTAGCCCGGAGACCGAGGTGATATGCCTTACGGCTTACGGAAATATTCCCGACGGGGTACAAGCTATAAAAAGCGGGGCCCTGGATTACCTGGTCAAAGGAGACGATAACCAGAAGATCATTCCTTTGGTGAGCAAGGCTGTTGAAAAATCGCAACTCCGGTTTAAAATCAAAAAATTGCAGGCCCGGATTCAGGGAGACTTTGGATTTGATAAGATTATTGGTACCTCCAAAGCAATAAAGGAAGCCATACAACTGGCCCGAAAAGTCGCGCCCCTGGATACCACGGTTTTACTCAATGGAGAAACCGGGACCGGGAAGGAAGTTTTTGCCAAGGCTATTCACGCCCACAGTGAGCGAAAAACCGAACAATTCCTGGCCATCAATTGCAGCGCATTGGGGAAGGACATTTTGGAAAGTGAGCTTTTCGGGCACAAGGCCGGGGCATTCACCGGGGCACAGAAGGACAAAAAGGGACTGCTGGAAGAGGCTCACCTGGGTACCTTGTTCCTGGATGAGATCGGAGAAATGGATATCGACTTGCAGGCCAAAATATTGCGCTTTCTGGAAGAAGGCACTTTTATCAAGCTGGGGGATACCAAAGAAACCAAAGTAAATGTTCGCATCATCGCCGCTACGCACAGGGATTTAAAGGGCGGGGTCGACACGGGGCATTTCCGGGAAGATCTGTACTACAGGCTTTCTACTTTTACGCTAATCCTTCCCGCACTGAACGAACGCATTGAGGATATTCCAATGCTGGCCGAATATTTTATAGGAGTTTTTAATCTGAAAACCAAAAAACAGGTCACCGGGATGAGCCCGGAATTCCAAAAAGCTCTGATAGACCACCACTGGAAAGGCAATATCCGGGAACTGCGCAATATTGTAGAAAGAGCGGTGATCCTTGCAGAAACAGAAACACTGGAAGCGGAACTGCTTCCTATGGATTTTTATTTTTCCAGATATCAAGGCAAAAGTGCATTGAAACTTTCGTTGAAAGAAGTGGAAAAAGATCATATTCAAAGCATACTGGAATATGTGAACGGCAATAAAACCAGGGCTGCCAAATTGCTCGGCATCGGGCTTACCACACTCTACCGGAAAATGGAGGAATACGACATCGACCTGTAA
- a CDS encoding TonB-dependent receptor: MRTFKLTLLLTLVLQIIYSQEQFSISGTVTDADGDPLLGVNVYISDLAKGAVTDENGHYFFKSIPKGEYTIVASTIGFVKQRKKIGLNAHLTEVRFVLAEDIQSLAEVVISASRTPEARDELATTVTILSREVMEQQLNITSNISDIMSAKVPGLAPSTGTSSNFGQKLRGRDFVVMIDGVSQSTPLRNGQLDIRSLDPALIERVEVIKGATAIYGNGAEGGIINYITRNSDEDKAFSGSTDLSASGAFTNIDNSIGGRLSQSFSGKIGKWSYLINGTLEQTGAYKDAEGDVLPPTYGLGETNSFSGFAKIGYDIAKNQKLVLTYNRYSTKQNTNYIQVDGDYDTGRKSTAELGTPLGVPQGTKNNNLHLTYNHQAVFGSTSLHADLYYQNVANTFFWSDSFEFGGQSQIDSEKKGARVVLHSPHTFTDKLTVSATYGLDLLNDITSQPLVDGRTWVPEMNMVNLAPFAQLKINLLRDLILKGGIRVERITIGVDDYTTLRTVNPVTGEIDNPGFEVKGGELEYTATVFNAGVRYNRFPWFSPYFSFSQGFSVYDIGRILRAARVTDIKNINTEASIVDNYELGFVSKLLGKLRLEAVGFISTSELGSSGEFKEGIFNVVRSPEKLYGFEGTIDYYPFSNLNIGATYSYLEGKRDVNDNGDFSDEADVYLGGDRIAPPKITAYAKYSPTEKLDIYGEIIRIGNRDRFTMNDSGTYDVYQGPVKAYNVVNLNLGYRLTKSTTLNFSMENVLNEDYFPARSQWFTRENLYTKGKGSSFKLGLTVRY, translated from the coding sequence ATGCGGACATTTAAACTGACCTTGCTACTGACTTTAGTGTTACAGATAATATATTCCCAGGAACAATTTTCCATATCCGGTACAGTGACGGATGCAGACGGAGATCCCCTGCTGGGAGTAAATGTTTATATTTCTGATCTGGCAAAGGGGGCTGTTACTGACGAAAACGGGCACTATTTTTTTAAAAGTATTCCAAAAGGCGAATATACAATAGTAGCCAGCACTATAGGATTTGTGAAACAGCGTAAGAAGATCGGACTGAACGCGCACTTAACGGAAGTCCGCTTTGTTTTGGCCGAGGATATACAATCCCTGGCCGAGGTAGTGATCAGCGCCTCACGGACCCCGGAAGCCAGGGACGAGCTGGCAACTACCGTTACGATTCTTTCCCGGGAAGTTATGGAACAGCAATTAAATATCACCTCTAATATTTCGGATATTATGAGTGCCAAAGTCCCCGGATTGGCCCCGAGTACGGGTACCTCCAGTAACTTCGGGCAAAAGCTGAGGGGAAGGGATTTTGTGGTAATGATCGATGGGGTATCGCAATCTACACCGCTGCGGAACGGTCAGCTGGATATCCGGTCGCTGGACCCAGCATTAATAGAAAGGGTAGAAGTCATAAAAGGCGCTACGGCCATTTACGGCAATGGTGCGGAAGGGGGGATCATTAACTATATTACCAGGAACAGCGATGAAGATAAGGCGTTTTCCGGTAGTACGGATCTGAGTGCTTCCGGGGCTTTTACCAATATCGACAATAGTATAGGAGGCCGGTTAAGCCAGAGTTTTTCCGGTAAAATCGGCAAATGGTCGTATCTTATCAATGGAACTTTGGAACAGACGGGAGCGTATAAAGATGCGGAAGGAGATGTATTGCCTCCCACTTACGGGCTCGGAGAGACCAACAGCTTTAGCGGCTTTGCTAAAATTGGTTATGATATCGCGAAAAACCAAAAGCTGGTATTGACTTATAATCGCTATAGCACAAAACAAAATACCAATTATATACAGGTTGACGGGGATTATGATACCGGCCGGAAATCTACTGCCGAATTGGGGACGCCCTTAGGGGTTCCGCAGGGGACCAAAAACAATAATTTGCACCTTACCTATAACCATCAGGCGGTTTTCGGATCAACATCGTTGCACGCCGACCTTTATTATCAGAATGTAGCGAACACGTTTTTTTGGTCCGATTCCTTTGAATTCGGAGGCCAGTCCCAGATCGATTCGGAAAAGAAAGGCGCCCGCGTGGTGTTGCATAGCCCCCATACTTTTACAGATAAGCTCACGGTGTCCGCTACTTATGGACTGGACCTGCTCAATGATATTACCTCCCAGCCCTTGGTGGATGGGCGTACCTGGGTACCCGAAATGAATATGGTGAACCTGGCTCCCTTTGCACAATTAAAAATTAATCTCTTACGGGATCTGATTCTAAAGGGAGGAATACGCGTTGAACGTATCACTATCGGTGTAGACGATTATACGACCCTGCGTACGGTGAACCCGGTTACCGGAGAAATAGACAACCCCGGGTTTGAGGTAAAAGGAGGGGAACTGGAGTATACGGCAACCGTGTTTAATGCGGGGGTACGGTATAACAGATTTCCCTGGTTCAGTCCTTATTTCAGTTTTTCCCAGGGTTTTTCCGTGTATGATATCGGGAGGATTCTCAGGGCTGCCCGGGTTACGGATATAAAAAACATCAATACGGAAGCTTCGATAGTGGATAATTATGAATTGGGATTTGTAAGCAAGTTGCTCGGAAAGCTCCGGCTGGAAGCCGTTGGTTTTATAAGTACATCGGAGTTGGGTTCGAGCGGTGAATTTAAAGAAGGGATTTTTAACGTAGTCCGAAGCCCGGAAAAATTATACGGTTTTGAAGGTACGATCGATTACTATCCCTTTTCTAATTTAAACATAGGGGCAACATACAGTTACCTCGAAGGTAAACGGGATGTCAACGACAACGGGGATTTCTCGGATGAAGCGGATGTGTACCTGGGAGGGGACAGGATTGCGCCACCAAAGATCACCGCGTATGCAAAATACAGCCCAACAGAAAAACTGGACATATACGGGGAGATTATCCGGATAGGCAACCGCGATCGTTTTACTATGAACGACAGCGGTACCTATGATGTATACCAGGGGCCGGTAAAAGCATATAATGTGGTGAACCTGAACCTGGGGTACCGGCTTACTAAAAGTACGACCCTGAATTTTTCCATGGAAAATGTCCTGAATGAGGATTACTTCCCGGCACGTTCCCAATGGTTTACCAGGGAAAATCTGTATACCAAGGGCAAAGGAAGCAGTTTTAAATTGGGGCTGACAGTGCGGTATTAA
- a CDS encoding DUF4838 domain-containing protein, with protein MKLPPVYPSPVSITLFFLCVMTIRQTYARDLILADNEKSGYTILIPENPSEQEKESAQVFQDYFNRVTGVSLVVQKEGETGNLPVISIGNTRFSGDIGLEKPGEESYRITVKGHSLAIKGGSGQGLRYGVYTFVEKFLGCRKWYAGEPPYVPEIKKLVLPADTEVEEAPAFVFREVYFPGAWDDEYLVWHKLHRFTDLWGIWGHSFEKLVPSSVYFKGHPEYYALVDGKRKPVQLCLSNEKVLEIAVNRLKEEMEQKPYAIYWSVSPNDDIGYCECDRCSAVDEQEGGPQGSLIRFVNKIARRFPDKIFTTLAYTYTAQPPLITAPDDNVYVMLSSINAQRTEALPRERSAAGFRNNLRGWKQKTANIMVWDYYTQFTNYLAPFPDIPALKQNMKYFSDRGVKGVFAQGSGSTYSDMSELKGYLLAKLLWNPETDVEKLTREFLKGYYGTASPFVDKYLKEIRNNVIKGKVSLSIYGNPVNDHDTYLSPENIDRYSTLMDRAEAAVEGDALRQVRIRRLRLTHEYTVLQQARFYGLEKHGIFECKNGRWKVRKVFPERVRRFTDVCEEAGVRVLSEGGRSPEEYQKEWEHIFKNGVRPNLARGGEITAMKYPATEDYPAKGKRTLTDGVPGYDDFSYNWLCYYGVPMEVVVDMKKIKKVSSVEINFLEDPRHWIFRPEAVIVSVSEDGRTYRKTGALKNSTPEENYSVRMLPHTFSLQKETPVRFIKIKAVPPEQLPFWRYHKRKKPMIACDEVWVQ; from the coding sequence ATGAAACTACCTCCGGTATATCCGTCACCAGTAAGCATCACCCTGTTTTTTTTATGTGTTATGACTATACGGCAAACATACGCCCGAGACCTGATATTGGCCGATAATGAAAAATCCGGGTACACCATCCTCATCCCGGAAAACCCCTCGGAACAGGAAAAGGAATCGGCTCAGGTATTTCAGGATTATTTTAACCGGGTTACCGGGGTCAGCCTCGTTGTACAAAAAGAGGGAGAAACGGGGAATCTCCCGGTAATAAGCATCGGGAATACCCGGTTTTCGGGCGATATAGGCCTGGAAAAGCCTGGGGAAGAGAGCTACCGCATTACGGTAAAAGGCCATAGCCTGGCCATAAAAGGCGGATCGGGACAGGGACTGCGCTACGGGGTCTATACTTTTGTGGAAAAATTTCTGGGATGCCGGAAGTGGTATGCGGGCGAGCCTCCGTATGTTCCCGAAATAAAAAAACTCGTACTTCCTGCAGATACGGAAGTGGAGGAAGCTCCCGCCTTTGTGTTCAGGGAAGTGTATTTCCCGGGCGCATGGGACGATGAATACCTGGTGTGGCACAAACTGCACCGGTTTACGGATCTATGGGGGATTTGGGGACATTCTTTCGAAAAACTGGTGCCCTCATCGGTCTATTTTAAGGGCCACCCGGAATACTATGCGCTGGTCGACGGGAAGCGCAAACCCGTGCAGCTTTGCCTGAGCAATGAAAAAGTGCTGGAAATAGCCGTGAACAGGCTTAAGGAAGAAATGGAACAAAAGCCTTATGCCATTTACTGGTCTGTAAGCCCGAATGACGACATCGGTTATTGCGAATGTGACCGTTGTAGTGCTGTGGATGAGCAGGAAGGTGGACCGCAGGGCTCCTTGATACGGTTTGTGAACAAAATAGCCCGGCGGTTTCCCGACAAGATATTCACTACGCTGGCTTATACCTATACGGCACAGCCTCCCCTGATAACGGCTCCTGACGATAATGTATATGTAATGTTGAGCAGTATTAATGCACAGCGAACAGAAGCCCTGCCCCGGGAAAGATCGGCAGCGGGTTTCCGGAATAATTTAAGGGGCTGGAAACAGAAAACCGCCAACATTATGGTGTGGGATTATTACACCCAGTTTACCAATTACCTGGCACCTTTTCCCGACATCCCCGCACTGAAACAAAACATGAAGTATTTTTCGGACCGGGGAGTAAAAGGGGTCTTTGCACAAGGCAGCGGAAGTACTTATAGCGACATGTCAGAATTGAAAGGCTACCTGCTGGCAAAATTGCTCTGGAACCCTGAAACCGATGTGGAAAAACTGACCCGCGAATTCCTGAAGGGCTATTACGGCACAGCCTCCCCTTTTGTGGACAAATATCTTAAAGAGATACGGAACAATGTCATAAAAGGCAAGGTCAGCCTGAGTATCTACGGCAACCCGGTAAATGACCATGATACTTACTTGTCTCCTGAAAACATAGACCGTTACAGTACCCTGATGGACCGGGCAGAGGCAGCTGTAGAAGGAGATGCCCTGCGTCAGGTACGAATACGCAGGCTTCGGCTTACGCACGAATACACGGTATTGCAACAGGCCCGGTTCTACGGCCTGGAAAAGCACGGCATATTTGAATGTAAGAATGGCCGGTGGAAGGTAAGGAAAGTTTTTCCCGAACGGGTACGCCGTTTTACGGATGTCTGTGAGGAGGCTGGGGTGAGGGTGCTTTCGGAAGGAGGCCGGAGTCCCGAGGAATATCAGAAAGAATGGGAGCACATTTTTAAAAACGGTGTACGTCCCAATCTCGCCAGGGGTGGGGAGATCACAGCGATGAAATACCCGGCAACGGAAGACTACCCTGCCAAGGGAAAAAGAACACTGACCGACGGTGTGCCGGGCTATGATGATTTCAGTTATAACTGGTTGTGCTACTACGGCGTGCCGATGGAGGTGGTTGTGGATATGAAAAAAATAAAAAAAGTGAGCTCCGTGGAAATAAACTTCCTGGAAGACCCCAGGCACTGGATATTCCGGCCGGAAGCCGTGATAGTCAGTGTTTCCGAAGACGGAAGAACATACCGGAAAACAGGAGCGCTGAAAAACAGCACACCGGAAGAGAACTATTCCGTACGGATGCTGCCCCATACTTTTTCCCTGCAAAAGGAAACCCCGGTACGATTTATAAAGATAAAAGCCGTTCCTCCTGAACAATTGCCGTTCTGGCGCTACCATAAACGCAAAAAACCAATGATTGCCTGTGACGAGGTGTGGGTACAGTAA
- a CDS encoding YaiO family outer membrane beta-barrel protein, protein MKYIFVITLLCAHVVVAQQKSGLSSDELLQMALKETRENRDYEKAIALCRKGLELSPDYIDIRLLLGRLYTRSGKPGKAEKQFAYVLDKDPGHIPALKGLASVYTGQKEYTKAVVLYDKLLHQDPGNQAYLFKKSGLLEAEGDYKAAAELSKQLMDTYKDSVKYRQVYIYQRLLQAKKTEKEGRWPDAFKTYRKVYEVSPEDTVALKGLVSGYYREEQYDTVLKYAEEALNVYPENAWFLRQKTGALEKLGHYREAIASAKQYDTLYPEEQRYGEYTGKLRRKASKNRLGVIHLQSFFDNGTRTSNITSLQYMRYFPEGTTLTGRLNYANRQSGDGFQAELESYFIHNKKYYSYILAGWSDSKVFPKWRLGYSLYRNFNKGWEGELGMRYLRSEGINTYSGTWSVGKYFGNNWLNLRGYMIKDADKWHQAYILTGRHYLNEKKDHLALILGAGTSPDDRNRNFQYNAFGSFISQSAGVGYQKTLGDLATISLYAVWNHRKIGDSRYLNQYDVYISLFRNF, encoded by the coding sequence ATGAAATATATATTTGTAATAACCCTGCTTTGTGCCCATGTTGTGGTGGCGCAACAGAAAAGCGGGCTGTCTTCGGATGAACTTTTACAGATGGCCCTGAAAGAAACCCGCGAAAACCGGGATTATGAAAAGGCGATAGCACTCTGCAGGAAAGGTCTGGAACTGAGCCCGGACTATATAGATATTCGCCTGCTCCTGGGAAGGTTGTACACGCGTTCCGGAAAACCCGGAAAAGCGGAAAAACAGTTTGCCTATGTGCTGGATAAAGATCCCGGTCACATTCCGGCCCTGAAAGGATTGGCTTCTGTTTATACGGGACAGAAAGAATATACAAAAGCTGTCGTTCTCTATGACAAGCTGTTGCACCAGGACCCCGGCAACCAGGCATACCTCTTTAAAAAATCCGGATTGCTGGAAGCCGAAGGTGATTATAAGGCAGCTGCGGAATTGAGCAAACAGCTTATGGACACCTATAAAGACAGTGTGAAATACAGGCAGGTATATATTTACCAACGGTTGCTGCAGGCCAAAAAAACGGAAAAGGAAGGGCGATGGCCGGACGCTTTCAAAACCTACAGGAAAGTGTATGAGGTTTCCCCTGAAGATACGGTGGCGCTTAAAGGACTGGTGAGCGGTTATTACAGGGAAGAGCAATACGATACTGTGTTGAAGTACGCCGAAGAGGCCTTGAATGTATACCCGGAAAATGCCTGGTTCCTCAGACAAAAGACCGGGGCATTGGAAAAACTGGGACATTACAGAGAGGCCATAGCCAGTGCAAAACAATACGACACCCTCTACCCGGAAGAACAGAGGTATGGGGAATATACGGGGAAACTCCGGCGAAAAGCCTCGAAAAACCGGCTGGGCGTGATTCATTTGCAATCCTTTTTTGACAACGGTACACGGACCTCAAATATCACCTCTTTACAGTACATGCGCTATTTTCCCGAAGGGACAACCTTAACGGGGCGCCTGAATTATGCCAACAGGCAGTCCGGGGATGGGTTCCAGGCCGAACTGGAATCCTATTTTATCCACAATAAAAAATATTATTCTTACATCCTGGCCGGGTGGTCTGACAGTAAAGTGTTCCCGAAATGGCGATTGGGATATTCCCTGTATCGCAATTTTAATAAGGGCTGGGAAGGTGAGCTCGGAATGAGGTACCTGCGTTCCGAAGGGATCAACACCTATTCCGGAACCTGGTCTGTCGGAAAATATTTCGGGAATAACTGGTTGAATTTAAGGGGATATATGATTAAAGATGCCGACAAATGGCACCAGGCCTATATCCTGACAGGGCGACATTATCTCAATGAAAAAAAGGATCACCTGGCCCTGATCCTCGGGGCGGGGACCTCTCCGGACGACCGTAACCGGAATTTCCAGTACAATGCCTTCGGGAGTTTTATTTCCCAATCTGCGGGAGTGGGCTACCAGAAAACCCTGGGAGATCTCGCCACCATATCGCTCTATGCCGTGTGGAACCACCGGAAAATAGGGGATAGCCGCTACCTGAACCAGTACGATGTTTATATTTCCCTGTTCCGTAATTTTTAA
- a CDS encoding glycosyltransferase family 2 protein, translating to MEESIWYYTTRFYEGAVFIYCIAIFSLYAILTVLSARNIRKNRRLNSFRKQEILVESPLTPGISVIAPAYNEAATIIDNVRSLLTLNYPRFEVIIVNDGSTDETLEKLVSEFRLTEIDFAYDPRLPSKPVRRFFKSADKAYRKLLVIDKENGKSKADAVNSGINAAAFPYFLNTDVDCILDNDALLFLIRPFLDEEKRVIAAGAPLRIANSCEVDAGMLTRIRPPRALLPRFQEMEYVRSYIMGKMGWSAINAVPNVSGGLGLFDREIAVEAGGYDSRSFAEDMDILVRMGKYMCETKQDYAIRYIPRTLCWTEAPYTLKVFTRQRVRWGRGLMQLFAVHRKVLFNPGYRKMGLVIFPYNFFFELLAPVIETVGILYYIYLIIMGMVNWPFAIILLIFVYTYSVFISSVAVLWDQYTFRYYRSWKEVLGLCSMAFFEPFLYHPVILFSSIKGYLNHLLGRKHQWGNMQRRGFTRQAA from the coding sequence ATGGAAGAATCGATTTGGTACTATACGACGAGATTTTATGAAGGCGCTGTTTTTATATACTGTATAGCCATATTTTCACTGTATGCTATCCTCACAGTATTGTCTGCCCGCAACATACGTAAAAACAGGCGTTTGAACAGCTTCAGGAAACAGGAGATCCTGGTAGAGTCCCCGTTGACTCCGGGAATATCGGTAATCGCCCCGGCCTACAATGAGGCCGCGACGATCATAGACAATGTTCGCTCCCTGTTAACGCTGAACTATCCCCGGTTTGAAGTAATTATAGTGAATGACGGAAGTACGGACGAAACCCTGGAAAAGCTGGTTTCGGAGTTCCGGCTCACCGAGATCGACTTTGCCTATGATCCGAGGTTGCCTTCAAAACCCGTCAGGCGCTTTTTCAAATCTGCCGATAAGGCCTACAGGAAGCTGCTGGTTATAGACAAGGAAAACGGGAAATCCAAGGCGGATGCCGTAAATTCAGGGATCAATGCCGCTGCTTTTCCGTATTTCCTGAATACGGATGTGGACTGTATTCTCGACAATGATGCCTTGTTGTTCCTGATCCGGCCATTCCTGGACGAAGAAAAACGGGTCATTGCTGCGGGAGCTCCCTTGCGGATAGCCAATTCCTGTGAGGTAGATGCCGGGATGCTTACCCGGATAAGGCCTCCCCGGGCATTGTTGCCCCGGTTCCAGGAAATGGAATATGTGCGTTCCTACATTATGGGAAAGATGGGCTGGTCAGCCATTAATGCAGTCCCGAATGTGTCGGGCGGCCTGGGGCTTTTTGACCGGGAAATTGCTGTTGAGGCCGGGGGATACGATTCCAGATCCTTTGCAGAAGATATGGACATACTGGTACGCATGGGTAAATACATGTGTGAAACCAAACAGGATTATGCCATACGGTATATACCAAGAACACTGTGCTGGACCGAAGCGCCCTATACGTTAAAAGTCTTTACCCGCCAGCGTGTCCGTTGGGGGCGGGGCCTCATGCAGTTATTTGCCGTACACCGGAAGGTATTGTTCAACCCCGGATACAGGAAAATGGGGCTGGTAATATTTCCTTATAACTTTTTCTTTGAACTGCTGGCCCCGGTTATTGAAACCGTAGGCATACTCTATTATATTTACCTTATTATCATGGGAATGGTAAACTGGCCCTTTGCCATTATCCTTCTGATCTTTGTGTATACCTATTCCGTATTCATATCCTCCGTAGCTGTTTTATGGGACCAGTATACTTTTCGCTATTACAGGAGCTGGAAAGAAGTGCTGGGGCTGTGTAGCATGGCGTTTTTCGAACCCTTTCTGTATCACCCCGTTATACTGTTCAGTTCCATAAAGGGATACCTTAATCACCTGCTCGGAAGAAAACATCAGTGGGGTAATATGCAGCGCCGCGGCTTTACGCGTCAGGCGGCATAG
- a CDS encoding HEAT repeat domain-containing protein, producing MSVDKILEYYYQLPVFIKIAAAVSAGAVIGGILVYLFILLWRRRGAVSDRKKAKLLPEIRELIVKHVILAESSVPTETVAFSLDEFRGLGLRKPEVRQFLVEELMEYRRNFSGRPRKWLTRLYTDLGLHHIAEKNLTRKRTQTIISALDELVSMGVPVNEDKMLPLLDHKNRYIREGARCYFIKLSERRPFFFLEKISIPLLYWEQIEMFRIITQRKDVKIPDFSHWISMEHHPSVVSFCLKLAVHYQQIEAVSAIVSLLETENVRLRAELINALGKLMAEEAEAHLISIYNHQPRHCKLEILKALGRIGSGKSLSFLRDKFESEQEILLRKHAARSIVNHHALSEDLLREMQAEAVGPGHIVLKHAANPLIKY from the coding sequence ATGTCTGTTGACAAAATACTGGAATACTATTATCAATTACCGGTTTTTATTAAAATAGCTGCTGCTGTATCGGCAGGAGCTGTTATTGGAGGAATACTGGTATATCTGTTTATTCTGTTATGGAGAAGAAGAGGAGCCGTCAGTGACAGAAAAAAAGCGAAGTTGCTGCCGGAAATTCGTGAACTCATTGTAAAGCACGTTATCCTGGCGGAAAGCAGTGTCCCTACGGAGACGGTAGCCTTTTCCCTTGATGAATTCCGGGGGCTGGGGCTCCGCAAACCGGAGGTGCGGCAGTTCCTTGTCGAAGAACTCATGGAATACCGGAGGAATTTTTCGGGAAGACCGCGGAAATGGCTCACCCGGTTGTATACTGATCTCGGTTTACACCACATTGCAGAAAAAAATCTTACCCGTAAGCGAACGCAGACGATTATTTCGGCCCTGGACGAGCTGGTTTCCATGGGAGTACCGGTGAACGAAGATAAGATGCTGCCATTGCTGGATCATAAAAACCGCTATATACGGGAAGGGGCAAGGTGTTATTTCATAAAACTTTCGGAACGCCGGCCGTTCTTTTTTCTTGAAAAAATATCCATTCCCCTGTTGTACTGGGAACAAATAGAAATGTTTCGCATCATAACCCAGCGAAAGGATGTGAAGATTCCCGATTTTTCTCACTGGATTTCAATGGAGCATCATCCTTCGGTGGTCTCTTTCTGCCTGAAGCTGGCTGTACATTATCAGCAGATCGAAGCCGTTTCCGCTATTGTAAGTCTTCTGGAAACGGAAAATGTCAGGCTCCGGGCGGAGCTTATCAATGCCCTCGGAAAATTAATGGCAGAAGAAGCCGAAGCACATCTCATCTCCATATATAACCATCAGCCCCGGCACTGTAAACTGGAAATATTAAAGGCACTGGGAAGGATAGGAAGCGGGAAGTCGCTGAGCTTTCTCCGCGATAAGTTCGAAAGCGAACAGGAAATACTCCTGAGGAAACACGCCGCCAGATCTATTGTAAATCACCATGCACTTTCCGAAGATTTGCTAAGGGAAATGCAGGCGGAAGCTGTAGGGCCGGGACATATCGTTTTGAAGCATGCGGCCAATCCCCTGATCAAATATTAG
- a CDS encoding response regulator — MIEADKNSQTSTGVKEFSASSGRKRILVIEDNLMMLRTLNLILTRQGYKVVEARNGKEALIALKEQRYDLVLTDLMLPYANGYEIIGRLRENIEQQEVPVIILSAIHDEEAVLDGFGMGADDYVKKPFTPGELLSRVSRLIDK, encoded by the coding sequence ATGATTGAAGCCGACAAAAATTCACAGACCTCAACAGGTGTTAAAGAGTTTTCTGCTTCTTCCGGTCGGAAAAGGATACTGGTCATTGAAGATAATCTTATGATGCTGAGAACGCTTAACCTCATCCTGACCAGGCAGGGATATAAGGTGGTAGAGGCGCGTAACGGGAAAGAAGCCCTAATTGCCTTGAAAGAACAGCGCTACGACCTGGTGCTTACCGACCTGATGCTTCCCTATGCCAATGGCTATGAGATCATTGGCAGGCTCAGGGAGAATATCGAACAGCAAGAGGTCCCGGTAATTATCTTGTCTGCCATACATGATGAAGAAGCCGTGCTGGACGGTTTCGGGATGGGGGCAGACGACTATGTCAAAAAGCCTTTCACCCCCGGAGAACTCTTGTCCCGGGTAAGCCGGCTTATCGACAAATAA